The following are from one region of the Rhipicephalus microplus isolate Deutch F79 chromosome 1, USDA_Rmic, whole genome shotgun sequence genome:
- the LOC142817408 gene encoding translation elongation factor 2-like yields MVNFTVDEIRGLMNKKKNIRNMSVIAHVDHGKSTLTDSLVSKAGIIAAAKAGEMRFTDTRKDEQERCITIKSTAVSMYFELADKDLIFIKEDNQREKGERGFLINLIDSPGHVDFSSEVTAALRVTDGALVVVDCVSGVCVQTETVLRQAIAERIKPVLFMNKMDLALLTLQLQPEDLYQTFQRTVENTNVIIATYGDETGPMGDIKVEPSKGNVGFGSGLHGWAFTLKQFAEIYAEKFKIDVDKLMSRLWGENFYNPKTKKWAKKPDEDYKRAFTMFILDPIYKIFDAIMNYKKEETARLLEKLNIVLKGDDKDKDGKNLLKVVMRTWLPAGDALFEMITIHLPSPVTAQRYRMEILYEGPQDDEAAVAVKACDPEGPLMMYVSKMVPTSDKGRFYAFGRVFSGVVSSGQKVRIMGPNYTPGKKEDLAEKAIQRTVLMMGRYVEPIEDVPCGNICGLVGVDQFLVKTGTISTFKDAHNMRVMKFSVSPVVRVAVEPQNASDLPKLVEGLKRLAKSDPMVQCIIEESGEHIVAGAGELHLEICLKDLEEDHAGIPLKKTDPVVSYRESVQDESSIMCLSKSPNKHNRLFMKACPLPDGLPEDIDKGQVNPRDDFKIRARYLSDKYEWDATEARKIWAFGPEGTGPNLLVDVTKGVQYLNEIKDSVVAGFQWATKESVLCEENMRGVRFNIHDVTLHADAIHRGGGQIIPTARRCLYACMLTASPRLMEPVYLVEIQCPENAVGGIYGVLNRRRGHVFEESQVAGTPMFVVKAYLPVNESFGFTADLRSNTGGQAFPQCVFDHWQILPGDPLDGKSRPYNVVMETRKRKGLKDSLPDLDQYFDKL; encoded by the exons ATG GTGAACTTCACGGTGGACGAGATCCGTGGGCtgatgaacaagaaaaaaaatatccggAACATGTCCGTTATAGCTCACGTCGATCATGGCAAGTCAACACTCACAGACTCTCTTGTGTCCAAGGCTGGCATTATCGCCGCTGCCAAAGCTGGTGAAATGCGGTTCACAGATACTCGGAAGGACGAGCAGGAACGCTGCATCACCATCAAGTCTAC GGCGGTGTCCATGTACTTCGAGTTGGCTGACAAGGATCTGATTTTTATTAAGGAGGATAACCAGCGTGAGAAGGGCGAGAGGGGTTTCCTCATCAACCTGATTGATTCCCCAGGCCACGTTGACTTCTCCTCAGAAGTGACTGCAGCCCTCCGTGTCACCGATGGTGCTCTGGTTGTTGTGGACTGTGTCAGTG GTGTCTGCGTCCAGACTGAGACTGTGCTCCGACAGGCCATTGCTGAACGTATAAAGCCTGTGCTCTTCATGAACAAGATGGACCTTGCATTGCTCACTCTGCAGTTGCAGCCTGAGGACTTGTACCAGACTTTCCAGCGCACGGTCGAGAACACCAACGTAATCATTGCCACCTATGGTGATGAGACTGGCCCAATGGGAGACATCAAG GTGGAACCGTCTAAGGGCAACGTTGGCTTTGGCTCAGGTCTGCACGGCTGGGCTTTCACACTGAAGCAGTTTGCTGAAATCTATGCAGAGAAGTTCAAGATTGATGTAGACAAGCTGATGAGCCGGCTGTGGGGAGAGAACTTCTACAACCCTAAGACCAAGAAATGGGCCAAGAAGCCCGATGAGGACTACAAGCGTGCTTTCACCATGTTCATTTTGGACCCAATCTACAAGATCTTTGATGCCATCATGAACTACAAGAAGGAAGAAACTGCCCGCCTCTTGGAGAAGCTGAACATTGTTCTCAAGGGTGACGACAAGGACAAGGATG GCAAGAACTTGCTGAAGGTGGTCATGAGGACGTGGCTTCCCGCTGGAGATGCGCTCTTCGAGATGATCACGATCCACCTTCCGTCTCCTGTGACTGCGCAGCGCTACCGTATGGAGATCCTCTACGAAGGTCCTCAGGACGATGAGGCTGCTGTCGCTGTAAAGGCATGTGACCCCGAGGGCCCACTGATGATGTACGTCTCCAAGATGGTACCCACATCCGACAAGGGCCGCTTCTATGCATTTGGTCGAGTCTTTTCTGGTGTCGTGTCATCGGGACAGAAAGTCCGCATCATGGGTCCAAACTACACTCCTGGCAAGAAGGAAGACTTGGCTGAGAAGGCCATTCAGag GACCGTTCTGATGATGGGCCGTTACGTGGAGCCCATTGAAGATGTGCCCTGCGGCAACATCTGTGGTCTGGTGGGTGTCGACCAGTTCCTGGTGAAGACTGGCACCATCAGTACCTTCAAGGATGcgcacaacatgcgtgtcatgaagtTCTCTGTGAGCCCTGTAGTGCGTGTAGCAGTGGAGCCCCAGAATGCTTCCGACCTGCCCAAGCTTGTGGAAGGCTTGAAGCGTCTGGCCAAGTCAGACCCTATGGTGCAGTGTATCATTGAAGAATCTGGAGAGCACATTGTAGCCGGTGCTGGTGAGCTGCACCTGGAAATCTGCCTCAAGGATTTGGAGGAAGATCATGCGGGTATCCCGCTCAAGAAAACCGACCCTGTCGTCTCATACAGGGAGTCTGTCCAGGATGAATCTAGCATCATGTGTCTCTCCAAGTCGCCCAACAAGCACAACCGTCTATTTATGAAAGCTTGCCCACTACCTGATGGACTTCCAGAGGATATTGACAAG GGTCAAGTGAACCCACGTGATGATTTCAAGATTCGTGCCCGCTACCTGTCTGACAAGTATGAATGGGATGCCACAGAAGCCCGTAAGATCTGGGCATTTGGACCTGAAGGCACAGGCCCCAACCTGCTTGTGGATGTCACTAAGGGTGTGCAGTATCTGAATGAAATCAAGGACTCTGTTGTTGCTGGTTTCCAGTGGGCCACCAAGGAGTCTGTACTCTGTGAAGAAAACATGAGGGGTGTACGGTTCAACATTCACGATGTCACCCTGCACGCTGATGCTATCCACAGGGGTGGCGGTCAGATCATCCCAACGGCTCGACGGTGCCTGTATGCCTGCATGTTGACTGCGTCGCCTAGGCTTATGGAGCCAGTGTACCTGGTGGAGATTCAGTGTCCAGAAAACGCCGTGGGTGGCATCTACGGAGTGCTGAACAGGCGTCGAGGTCATGTCTTTGAGGAGTCCCAGGTTGCTGGCACACCCATGTTCGTGGTCAAAGCCTATCTGCCAGTCAATGAGTCATTCG GATTCACGGCTGACCTGCGTTCCAACACTGGAGGCCAAGCCTTCCCGCAGTGTGTGTTCGACCATTGGCAGATCCTGCCCGGTGACCCCCTGGACGGCAAGTCCCGCCCCTACAACGTTGTCATGGAGACCCGCAAGCGCAAAGGACTCAAGGACTCTCTGCCAGACCTGGATCAGTACTTCGACAAGTTATAA